The Cydia pomonella isolate Wapato2018A chromosome 13, ilCydPomo1, whole genome shotgun sequence genome segment TTCTTCGACTTTACGCAAGAAAAGAAGTAATTCTGTCAGCGGGGACAATAGGGACTGCGCAAATCCTGATGCTTTCCGGCATAGGACCGGCGGCTCATTTAAATAGTTTAGGTATTCCTGTACGTGCCGATCTACCCGTAGGCGATAACATCAGCGATCACGTGCTACCTCTGATATACATACCGGTTCCTCGGGGACACGATGCGCCAAGAATAAATCCTTTCAGCGCTTACAGCAATTCTCAAGATTTAATAAAGTGGTGTAAATCGCGCACGGGGACGTTAGCGTCCAACGGAGTTACTGACATCACTGTGATGTTCAACTCTCATTGCTATGACTTTGACCAGCGCAAACTAATTCATAACAGCTCCGACTGCGAGCTCCCCTCACTACAATTCATCCATTCGTTTATAGAGTACAATCAGATACCTGATAACGAGAACCCCTTTCAAAGCACGACAGGTTTAAACATGGACATTATCCAACAGCTTAGCGCCACAAACAAGAACCAGGCCATAATTGTGGCCACACCTGTCGTGCTTCGACCATACTCTCGCGGTACTATCCGTCTGACTAGTACTGATCCTTTACAACACCCTGCTATTTTTCCGAACTACCTGTCGGACGAGCGGGACGTCGAAGAGATGCTGCGCAGCATTACGATCCTGGAGCATCTAGTAGAAACGCCGGAGTACGTGGCGCACAACGCGTCTATCTTGCGCTTGAGGCTTCCGGGCTGTCCGGAGTATTTGGAAGATCGTGAGGGGTACTGGACTTGCTACATCAGGCACTTGACGTACTCGGTGTTCCACGCGGTGGGCAGCGCGCGGCTGGGGGCCGTGCTGGATGAGCAGCTGCGCGTGCGCGGGGTCGCGCGCCTGCGCGTGGCCGACCTCAGCGTGCTGCCGAAGCTGCCTCGTGGCAACACTGCCGCCGCAGCCATCGCCATCGGAGAGCGCGTCGCTGACTTTGTCTTGAACGATGCTGCTAAGATAGTTACAAGAGGCTGATAAAATCAATGTAGTTATTCTATTTCAAGTTAACATGGTCAAAAATAACTTGAAATATAATACATCGACCCATATAGTATTTGCTACACTATCTAAGAACTTACCTATaggtacccccccccccccccctgtataCAATCAGTCTATATCACCTATCACCTAAGAATTTGAATCCCAGTGGCGCTGGGAGCTGGATGCCAAGCGTGACCAAATAAAAGCCAGGTCACCTGCGGCaacacaatataattatattaatggtGTGCTCACAATATGTCCGCAATTTCGGATACATCagtcacttgcgagcacaccagCGGCAGCAACGGAGTTAGCAGTCGCAGCAGGTTTCTGTCAACAGACTGCAATACTGTTTAGCAGAAAAGTAATAACTATAAATTAATCTAATAAGATAtctaataagataagataataataaaattacattttgagtCATAAAACGGGACTATAATGCGTGCATTTCTACTTTTATTATTAGTCCTgatgttaatattttaactttctGCATTAATGTTCATATTTAAAATGATACAATTAGAAGTCGAATCTTGACTTGCAAGATGTGATCACattgggtctctattgtttcccataaaattttaagtcataatgtattgtttgtccgcattttcgttagtcataatttggtttttctcagaaacgcgtaacttttcaggattgccataaaacaaacctaacctaacctaacctatctataggataatctaaggaaattcctgaaaagttaacggtttcagagttatgactaatgataatatgactatcattacattatgactttcaataattatgtcaaacaaagggatccggatCACATTGTTTGTTACGAGTGCTGATAAATATAagtttgttaataataaaagtacctaAGTGACACGATAAAATCACGTTTACGTTCTAAATAATGAGTGgagattttgttattattatttactaagtaGGCAGACAGCTGTTTCACAAAggtgacaattgtcacatgAAAATGACAATTCGCTTTACGTTAAATGTGCCATTTGCAACCAAAATtgtcctatttttttataagattttggatttttttgttttttgtacttTGTTGAACAAAGAAcgaataagtaggtattataaaatattaaaataaatgctttaaaTCTGCTTTCAGTggtaactacttttttttttcaaaatataatgGAATATCAAGCCAAGTCCAGTGAAGTGACAAGGATCATATTTTATAGATATagacgatgacgcgcagatttgtctaatctaacctttaatgacatgacataAAGATTCAAGGCACATGTCAtcgtgaatgatacgatctTGATATTGCC includes the following:
- the LOC133524536 gene encoding ecdysone oxidase-like; this translates as MWQQLAWLLLLMLAGGSQLEELTNDSEQSYCTGGYYNDTILQDNSTFDYIVVGAGGGGAPAAARLALAGAYVLLVDAGGDPSLFTKIPGMAVMLLGSENDWAYPTISNNVSCLSSQQQQCRFSRGKCLGGSTSINYMMYTRGNRRDYDDLGMKGWSWQDLKPYFLKYEGLQDLDKLPLTSIPYHNTNGTMKIEFFGNSGNSWHSRIAQGFQALNVPFNPDVNAESEIGVTQVIGYVYEGERMSTARGYLARGDVKRVLKVAKDTQCTGVIFDENNNAIGIEVMNKEGSENRILRLYARKEVILSAGTIGTAQILMLSGIGPAAHLNSLGIPVRADLPVGDNISDHVLPLIYIPVPRGHDAPRINPFSAYSNSQDLIKWCKSRTGTLASNGVTDITVMFNSHCYDFDQRKLIHNSSDCELPSLQFIHSFIEYNQIPDNENPFQSTTGLNMDIIQQLSATNKNQAIIVATPVVLRPYSRGTIRLTSTDPLQHPAIFPNYLSDERDVEEMLRSITILEHLVETPEYVAHNASILRLRLPGCPEYLEDREGYWTCYIRHLTYSVFHAVGSARLGAVLDEQLRVRGVARLRVADLSVLPKLPRGNTAAAAIAIGERVADFVLNDAAKIVTRG